The Primulina tabacum isolate GXHZ01 chromosome 16, ASM2559414v2, whole genome shotgun sequence genome window below encodes:
- the LOC142529078 gene encoding putative 2-oxoglutarate-dependent dioxygenase SLC1 — translation MPPAMAVWGKLRNQDSLEIQYQKGVKNLYESGIEHVPRKYILPVSDRPNVIDTEKSSESEINLQLPVIDFAELQGCNRAQVLKSLAHACENYGFFQLVNHGIPDEIISNMVNVSRRFFELPLSEREKYMSADTSSPVRYGTSFNQANDGVFCWRDFLKLVCHPIQDVLHHWPSTPLDFRQLVAAYAEETRFLFLMLVEAIVESLGLKDKKGTESDKNDDADDSLSLLSKEFENGSQLMVVNCYPPCPEPDLTLGMPPHSDYGLLTLLLQDEVKGLQIHHRDKWVTVQPVPGSFVVNVGDHLEIFSNGRYKSVLHRVLVNTTKYRVSVASLHSLPITSTVRPSPKLINEGSPRRYKDTDFASFLEYLQSHDCRKKNFLESRKLKL, via the exons ATGCCTCCAGCAATGGCAGTCTGGGGGAAACTAAGGAATCAGGATTCCCTGGAAATCCAGTACCAGAAAGGAGTAAAAAACCTGTATGAAAGTGGGATCGAGCATGTTCCCCGGAAGTACATTCTGCCTGTTTCTGATAGGCCAAATGTGATCGATACCGAAAAATCCAGCGAATCGGAGATCAATCTTCAGCTGCCTGTAATTGATTTTGCTGAATTACAGGGATGTAATAGAGCACAAGTTCTAAAATCTCTCGCCCACGCCTGCGAAAATTATGGGTTTTTCCAG CTTGTGAATCATGGAATCCCAGATGAGATCATCAGCAACATGGTGAACGTGAGCCGAAGATTTTTCGAGTTGCCGTTAAGCGAAAGAGAAAAGTACATGTCGGCGGACACGAGCTCGCCGGTGCGATACGGGACCAGTTTCAATCAGGCCAACGATGGCGTCTTTTGTTGGAGAGATTTTTTGAAGTTGGTGTGTCACCCTATACAAGATGTTCTTCATCATTGGCCTTCTACTCCGCTGGATTTCAG GCAATTGGTGGCTGCGTACGCCGAAGAAACGAGATTCTTGTTCCTAATGTTGGTGGAAGCCATAGTGGAGAGCCTGGGGCTAAAAGACAAGAAGGGAACAGAATCAGACAAGAATGACGATGCCGATGactcattatcattattatcgaAAGAATTCGAGAATGGGAGCCAGCTAATGGTGGTTAACTGCTACCCGCCATGCCCCGAACCTGATTTGACCCTTGGAATGCCACCTCATTCAGACTATGGGTTACTCACTTTGCTGCTACAAGACGAGGTCAAGGGTCTCCAGATACACCACCGAGATAAATGGGTCACCGTCCAACCCGTGCCGGGATCCTTTGTCGTAAACGTCGGAGATCACCTCGAG ATATTCAGCAATGGTAGATACAAAAGCGTGTTACACAGAGTTCTTGTAAATACTACAAAGTATCGCGTTTCAGTTGCATCCTTGCACAGTCTTCCAATCACAAGTACGGTGCGTCCGTCGCCTAAGCTTATCAACGAGGGAAGCCCGAGGCGGTACAAAGATACAGATTTTGCTAGCTTTCTTGAGTATCTCCAATCGCACGACTGCAGAAAGAAGAATTTTCTCGAGTCCAGGAAATTGAAATTGTAA